CTTTCCCAAAAAGAGAAAAACTTACATTGGAAATATGGACAAATGGAGCACTTTCTCCAAGAGAATCAATAAAAGAAGCAATTAATATTTTTAATTACTATATGGGTATGCTTTCAGAATTAAAAGTTGAAGAAGAGAAAAAAGAGATAAGTATTGAACTTTTACCTCTTTCAACTAAAGTTAAAAAGGTTCTTATTAGCGAAGGAATTGAAACTCTATCACAACTTAAAAAAGAATTTTTATCTGGTGGACTTAAAGATTTAAAGGGTATAGGCGAAAAGTATTTAAATGAAATTGAAGATGTTCTTAAAAGTTATAGTGAAGAAGCAGAAGAAGAGAGTATTTTAAATAGATCAATTGAAGAAGTTGCTACAGAGCTTTCAATATCTATGGATGACCTTAATATTTTAAAAATTGGTGGAGTAAAAACATTAAAAGATTTAACAAAACTTTCAATACAAGATCTTTTGTCAGAAAAATTTAATTTATCTTCAAAAGTTGTAAAGAAAATTGAAAATAGATTGAAAAAATGGAATTTATCTTTAAGAAAGGAGATTAGCGATGAGACATAAAGTTGGTTATAGAAAATTAAATAGATATCCATCTCATAGAAAAATGATGTTGAGAAACTTAGT
The sequence above is drawn from the Caldisericia bacterium genome and encodes:
- the rpoA gene encoding DNA-directed RNA polymerase subunit alpha, producing the protein MEYLAGKPKIKILEDNNNYLKVVIDPLYRGYGITIGNALRRVLLSSIIGYGVYAIEIKGITHEFTTIPYVYEDVPQIIYNLKQLVLRGNLEKDKLHLHVKGEREVKAKDIDPNPNVEIINPDLHLFTITDKKGEVEMLLYVKRGFGYLLDSENKEPGFPIDTIFIDTNFSPVKRVNFEVSSSDVAPFPKREKLTLEIWTNGALSPRESIKEAINIFNYYMGMLSELKVEEEKKEISIELLPLSTKVKKVLISEGIETLSQLKKEFLSGGLKDLKGIGEKYLNEIEDVLKSYSEEAEEESILNRSIEEVATELSISMDDLNILKIGGVKTLKDLTKLSIQDLLSEKFNLSSKVVKKIENRLKKWNLSLRKEISDET